In Clarias gariepinus isolate MV-2021 ecotype Netherlands chromosome 1, CGAR_prim_01v2, whole genome shotgun sequence, one DNA window encodes the following:
- the chst2a gene encoding carbohydrate sulfotransferase 2a, with protein MKNKASFLKPSWEKAFRKKPRTYNCRTNTRIIANPGLVFKVLRRKKIVVFLAYFVLLALTMLNLANYKWATESQACSLQVSDNTNVPHRPNRHAVYRAPPVKKRQLVYVLTTWRSGSSFFGELFNQNPSVFFLYEPLWHIWQKLYPGDALSLQGAQRDMLRALYKCDFSVFQLYNTQPGNNITTLGVFGAPFNKVICSYPLCSFYKKDVVGMVDENVCKKCPRQSLQALEKECLKYDTVVIKGVRVLDINVLAPLMEDPSLNLKVVHLVRDPRAIANSRIRSKYGLIRENMQVIRSRNPKVRRVPMADPNHKTSRKDISDYHAIGALEVICEHMSKTLNTVLSAPSWLNGKYLMVRYEDLVEKPVRTLKYVYRFVNLTAGHDMEAFVLNMTSGHSNSAKPFQVSSRNATLAANTWRTVLSLQQIRQVEDYCRYGMSVLGYVRARTLWEVKDLSKSLLTFPKV; from the coding sequence ATGAAAAACAAGGCATCCTTTCTTAAGCCATCATGGGAGAAAGCGTTCAGAAAGAAGCCCAGGACGTACAACTGCAGGACCAACACCAGGATCATTGCCAACCCTGGACTGGTGTTCAAAGTGCTGCGTCGCAAGAAGATCGTCGTCTTTCTCGCCTACTTCGTACTTCTCGCGCTGACCATGCTGAACCTGGCTAACTACAAATGGGCCACGGAGTCGCAAGCGTGCAGCCTCCAAGTGAGCGATAACACGAACGTCCCGCACAGACCGAACCGCCACGCCGTCTACCGAGCGCCGCCGGTGAAGAAGAGGCAACTCGTGTACGTCTTGACCACGTGGCGCTCGGGTTCGTCCTTCTTCGGCGAGCTTTTCAACCAAAACCCTAGTGTGTTCTTTTTGTACGAGCCGCTCTGGCACATTTGGCAGAAACTGTACCCTGGAGATGCATTGTCACTCCAAGGAGCACAAAGGGACATGCTTAGGGCTTTGTACAAGTGTGATTTCTCAGTTTTTCAGTTGTACAACACTCAACCTGGGAACAATATAACCACTCTGGGAGTCTTTGGGGCGCCGTTTAATAAAGTCATTTGTTCCTATCCTCTTTGCTCGTTTTATAAGAAGGATGTGGTGGGAATGGTTGACGAAAACGTGTGTAAAAAGTGTCCACGTCAGAGCCTTCAAGCTTTGGAGAAGGAGTGCCTAAAGTATGACACCGTCGTGATTAAAGGCGTGCGCGTTTTGGACATCAATGTCCTGGCTCCTTTGATGGAGGACCCTTCGCTCAATCTGAAAGTGGTCCATTTGGTGCGCGACCCACGGGCCATCGCCAACTCCAGGATTCGGTCCAAGTACGGCCTGAttcgggagaacatgcaagtgATACGCAGCAGGAACCCGAAGGTCCGGCGTGTTCCGATGGCTGACCCGAACCACAAAACCAGCAGGAAAGATATTTCGGACTACCATGCCATCGGAGCCCTGGAGGTCATTTGCGAGCACATGTCCAAGACTCTGAACACGGTCCTGAGCGCTCCTAGCTGGCTCAATGGCAAGTACCTCATGGTGCGATACGAGGACTTGGTGGAAAAACCAGTCAGGACTTTAAAGTATGTTTACCGCTTTGTAAACCTGACAGCTGGTCACGACATGGAAGCTTTCGTCTTGAACATGACTAGTGGCCACAGTAACTCTGCCAAACCCTTTCAGGTTTCATCCAGGAACGCGACGCTGGCTGCTAACACGTGGAGAACGGTGCTTAGCCTCCAACAGATCCGGCAGGTGGAGGACTACTGTCGTTACGGCATGTCCGTTCTTGGATATGTACGTGCTCGTACGTTGTGGGAGGTGAAAGACCTGAGCAAGAGTTTATTAACCTTTCCCAAGGTTTGA